The region aaaatcgTTCTTAATCAGCTTGCCTCAACTTACCTCTACTTTCACACTATGGTACCAACAAGTTGTTAACAATacactctctgctctctctgcttTTTAAGTCTTTTAAGTTACTCTTAGAAGTAGCTGTTTGATTTTTAATCTGTAACCAGAGCTGCATAACAGCAGAAAACCCGAATACAGAATTTGATCATATactggattttattttatagaaTAACAATTTTCAAATCTTTGATTGCAATATTCAAAATGTATTGTGTGAAAACATGATACACAacacaatgaaagtgaaagatCCAGGGTGAATTAAGCAATTGACCATAAGAGGACATTTGTTTTCACAAACACCACAGATGTGGCTCAAAGGCATGCATTTAACAGAAGTTGTCTAaggtttcagttttatttttttgcatttgcCATTGCATTGCATTGCACATTAACAAACTTGTAGAGAAAAGATAAAGAAATAGCATGCTTTCTTGCTAGAAGCTAGCCTCTCCTGTCTTTCTGAACATGTCAAACAGTAAATATTTCATAAGCAAGACCCTCTGTCAGAGTCagcagtgactgtgtgtgggaAGCAGAAAGGATTTACTGCACTGATTTTGTCACAGCAGAATATAAATAGCATTCATAAGGGATGTTCGTGATGTTTAGGAATTCACATTAAACAACAAAGGATATCATTTGCTTTTTAAACgcggcctggaggttgtgggttcgattccagctccgggtgactgtctgtgaggagttggtgtgttctccccgtgtccgcatgggtttcctccgggtgctccggtttcctcccacagtccaaaaacacacgttgcaggtggattggcgactcgaaagtgtccgtaggtgtgagtgtgtgtgtgtctgtgttgccctgtgaaggacaggcgtcccctccagggtgtattcccgccttgcgcccgatgattccaggtaggctctggaccccccgcgaccctaaattggataagcggttacagataatggatggatggatataattATATTCAGAGTTCGCTAATATTTCTGCCCCAGGTACAACACAATGAATCAGATGGGTTAATTCAGACAGATGTGGAAATCATCCTCATTTAAATGGAAGGATAATGTGATCTATTCTACTCCACATACAGCTGGTGCTCAGTTCTATTTGAAACTATAATTTATGAAGAAACTGTGAGACCAATTACCAAGCAATAcgcacaaaaacacattggtcaAAGCCTAAGGGATGGTGTTGGACGTGGGAAAATGATACAAATAATTGGATCAATAAATAATCTGTTTGCTATGAGGTAGTTTTAATATTGCAATAACATTACGGAATAATCTGGTTAGTATTAGGTCTGGGAATAATTTTCTTTCAACTTATTGTATGACAACAATGAAGCCAATAAATGTAACTTCATACCGATAGATTGCCTAAGCCTGGCTGTTGAATAGAAAAGATACTTCTTTTGCTACAGCAGCATTAGCACAGGAAGGACAATGCATGTTTCCATGTATTATAATTAGAATGTTAACTGATCTAAGTATCTGAGTGGTTTATTGTTTGATGTTATAAATAGAAATAGGTTAAATATAGCATCTGTTACAAAGACACAAATGTAAGGAAGGGTTGTTAGGGTTATTCATTTatgtcaaatgttttttttctttctttctttctttctttctttctttctttctttctccagcATGCAGTAGATGCGGTCAGTGCTGGGGTGAGTCCAATTGGAGACACTTCCAATAACTCCAGCCACTGGGACCTTGGCAGTGCCTTTTTCTTTGCTGGGACAGTCATTACCACGATAGGTAATTTTTTTACTCacagaagataaaaaaaaaaaaatacatttaggaCACAGCATTTAATATAACATACATCTCAGATCACATCTCCATTTTGTAATTTCAGAATATGGTATTAGTACCTGTAAAACTGTGATAtcactttttgttgtttttaaagaaaaatcaaacaacacacaaaacccaaaacaaattTAGATTCATACATGGATATAGCCAAGAGTATAGAGTTAACAAAGTGGGAAATTTCAAGAAAGCAGGGTTTTCTTTGTGATGCATATCTATTTTTCGTAGACTAATTTCTGATATGTGGATGAGACTGCATATATTTTTCTGCCACTTAATTAAAAACAAGGAAACTTCTCAGTTCATCTTCCTGTGGCAAGAAGTGTAACTGTTTTCCTACTGTCCAGGCcttgcattatttttatctcagCAGCCTGTAATTACTGCCACTCTCTTTGAATGCAACCCCACAATTTTCTTTCTAATGACGTTGTTGTTTCTAAAGAGTAAATCAATAGCTGCTGTATTGCTCAGTTGGAGGGAATATTAAAATAACCTCTTGCTTCTTCTGCATCCTCAAACACAGGCTATGGAAACATTGCACCAAGCACCGAGGGTGGCAAAATCTTCTGCATCCTATATGCCATTTTTGGGATTCCTTTGTTTGGGTTCCTATTGGCTGGCATTGGTGATCAGCTAGGGACCATTTTtgttaaaagcattttaaaggtGGAACAAGTTTTCCGGGTAAGATTTGATTTAATTCCCTGAAGATGCtctttgttgttatttattcaAGATGAATATGTTATTTCTTGACTTGATTTTATGTGATGTGCTACTTACAACAGTAGCCTAGTGTCTGCTTACTATATTGTTATAGTAAATTTAGTTTTATGTTTTCTAGCATGTCACATTAAAATTCCATATTGTGTCTGATTCTATCTGcagcagagacacagacagattaGTCAGACCAAAATCCGTGTCACCTCCACTATACTCTTCATCCTGGCGGGGTGCATCGTCTTTGTCACTCTTCCAGCTGTCATCTTCAAACACATTGAAGGCTGGACTGCGCTGGAAGCCATCTACTTTGTTGTTATTACTCTTACAACTGTTGGCATTGGGGATTATGTAGCAGGTAAACCAGAGATCATTTTAAAgtgcaaatttaaaaatattatttagaatttataataaaatccttAAAGCACAAAATTTTAACAAATCATAATTGTGCACAACACTGGAGGTGCCACGTAGGGCATCCATTTGTAATCCTGTAAGAAATGGAAAGACAAGAATTTAAACTATGTCAAAATCTACTTCTACTAAGAAAATGTAGCTCCTCACCCAAGAGAAACACTAAATTGTGTCACACTTTTGAACATGTTATGCATGAAGTGATATTACTTTGCTAAAATGTATAGATTATACATTTTATCCAAAGAACAATCCAGAGATAGAAAACCCCATTTCCATAAAAGAATGCAAGGATGTGTAAATCATTCAAACTGTATATTGAAAATAGCATAAAGAAAATAGTACAAGACTTGGGAATTTTATCATCTACAATACATAATATAAGTTTGGAAGTACAGATCACACCTGTGACTGTTGAAACGAGGAGGTGAACTTGGATATATATGTGTCTATATAtatcctgtttttatttatgttttgcacAGCAACTCatattttggaaatggggtttgtagggttacatttacagttacatttatgGTATTTAACAGATGCTATTATCAAGGGCAACTTACAATTCTAATCATGTTACAGTAGAAGAATACCGTATTTATTCCACTCCTATTGATGAAGCATAGTTAGGGAATTGATctttgatatttttaaatgtgtaatatttGGAAATTTTATAAACATGGTCAACATAGATAGCCCAATTAATCAGATAATGCTTGAGAAGTAATAAAGGTGCTTGTGCTATAAAAGGACTGACATATGATCTTTTTATTTTCAGGTGGGGACAGGAGGATTGAATACATGAAGTGGTATAAGCCACTGGTTTGGTTCTGGATCTTAGTGGGTTTAGCATATTTTGCAGCTGTTTTAAGTATGATTGGAGACTGGCTCAGGGTTCTTTCCAAGAAGACTAAAGAGGAGGTATGATATAAATTacctgtttattattttttttttaccttgccTTGAAAGTCTACcataatctgaaatattttaagaaataCTATAAACtcatttgattttgttttcttttttttttcctctctttttttgtcAATCACTCATTATTTGTGCATTTCATGACATCTGGTCCGTttgtgatattttaaaaaaagcaaatctttcaacattaatacattatttcaaGCAAGAAAATGAGAACTGTACTTATTTAGTATTATGTACATATGTGTTAATTACTGTACAAACAACTTTATGTTGTTACAAGAGTGAGTTAGAGAAAGTGGGCTGTTATATGGGATTCTTATAAATGAGCTCTTTTGTGGTAATGAGGTTTCTTAATCCAATGTGAAAGCTGAAAACAGCTAGACAATGTGGTTAGAGGAGTATTAGCTGAGTCATGGCATGATAGATCAATTTGGCATTTCAGTTGGATGTAATGATTATGATAaacaaaattctgtttaatgcAAAAAATTGGTTTTGTCTGTGGCTCAGGTTGGGGAATGGAAGGCCAACGCTGCCGAATGGAAGGCTAACATGCGTGCGGAGCTGCGAGAGACTCGCAGGCGCCTCAGTGTGGAGATCCATGACAAACTTCAACGGGCAGCCACCATCCGCAGCATGGAGCGCAGGCGTCTGGGCCTGGAACAGAGAGCTCATTCCCTGGACATGCTGTCTCCCGAGAAGAGGGCTGTCTTCACCAGCTTCGACAGAGGCCGCTTCAAAACATCTTCTCAGGAGAGTATTGACACTAAGCTCAACAACCTCCGTCTGAAAGGAGAGCAGTACGACAAACCCAGCAGCCAACAGGTATCCTCTGAGGAGAACATCTTCAACCGCTTCGGCTCTCTCACCAAGTTGGCCAAGCGCAACAGGACCagagaacaaaacagaaacatctCAGAGGACACACTCCGCCCCAGAGCCTGCGAGGTGctcagcagcaacagcagcaacacCACGCTGGCAGAGGAGAGACATGAAGCTGGAGAAGAGGAtggtgaggaggaggagatgatggagaaagaagaaaacattGCTTTCTCCAATCTGTCCCCGTGTGCCAAGCAGCTCAAGCTGCAGAATGGTTTTGTGCCAGCTCAGGCCAAAGAAAGACAGAATGACAAAATGCTGGCAGAGAGAGAACATCAGCCATAGACAAACATGTTGTATTCAAAAGGGAGGCTAGCGATTCAGTAATGCCACAGAATGTGCCTTTCTGTTTTGTATGCTATGGCTTGACTCTCTCAGATGAATATTAGACAATAGCCACAGTTTCCAAACAATGCTACATTTTGGTTGCCAAATATGTGAGCTTCCCCTCAAAAATGAAGCATGTTATGTTTTTTACATTGTGAGAAATATTTCCTGTCTTGGTGCCACAGGTTCTGAAGACTAGTGCAGAATGACTAAACTTTCAGTGGTTGACCAATGTTTCCTTTGGAAGAAAATGCTGCTGGCACTTTTTGTGCAGCCAACTCTGGgaggtacatttacacaaaaCATATCACAGACACATAATTCATaactaaaacaacaaaaattaaTTACTATATGTAATCTGTTTATTCCGAAATCAACAGAATGACAATGTATACACCACAGGTACCGCATTCACTTGTTCAATGGATCAATATTTGAACAAGTACACTAATGTTGTTGATGCAAAATGAGCACTGAATACCACCCCCTTGTAACTAGTTATTAAAGGTGAGTGAGTGGCACAACCTTGTAAGGAATTTTAGGCTAACTGTGggtgagtgattatgtatgtGAGTAAAATAACTACAatccagttccatgaggtgttTTATATCTAACAAGGAACAAGGATAATTCAACTTCTTATAAAAATGTTATCCAAACCAGGGTAAAAAGCTGAGCAACTGTGAAAGAACATCAAAGGAGTACATCATCGCACCAGATGGCGTGTTTGCATGGAAATGTGGACTGTACACCTACCTGTCTGACTCTTCTGTCTACTGTTCATTTGATGCACCACTCATCCGATTTATTTTTGATCATAAAGTAAAATTTTCTTTGAAACAATCCCATCACATATCAGACTGACACACACTATCTGAATCAGAGTTAATATCTTAAAATagtctaaatatattttattttgttttaatttctaaatgtatgtttattttctagcattttattttttttttacaaaaacattactgtCATTTTCCAATTTAGAAGTAGGTTTATCTACAGTTGTATGAAACCCAATACTGCATTTTCCAGCTATAGTGGCTATTGTAACACCTGACCACATTGATTCACACTGATGGCCTTCTGATACGAATGTAAAAGTTGCACCCTTGGCCACAACCCCACATGACCACCAGCTGGAAACTGAACCTGAGTCATAACTAAAATTGTTACTGCAGTGTAATTAGaactttttgtttaaatatctgaaatcagttTTTACTGTCATACCGAATGCTTAAGAGCTTCAGTTCCTATTGAATCATCTGTTTACAGCTTAATCTGAGAAACCAGATAAAATTGATCTAATAAATGAATTCTCTTTAAAAATGAGCATGCTGTTGTGGAAAAGCAATGTAATGAGATATGGGCACATCAGTTTATGTCTTTCAGTTTTGAAGTGGCTTATGTCATTAGTGGTACACTTTTTTTACTAATGAGTTTAAATTTGTAAATTGAGATTAATTGTCATTGTGCAAACACTGCATCAAATGTAGTGAGTGCCTTTGGAAAATAAATGATACTGATGATCAAGTGTGGCTTTGTAAAAGTCAGTGACATCATGCATCCTGATTTCTTCAGCTTCGACCTTggatctttattatttatttatttggtaaaGAGCAACATCATGGTTAGGTCATACTTATTTCTCATGACATATGATATAAAATTGCACTTGGTAGGGCatttatgtataatttatacAATTTAATGGCATGAGATTACTGTGACTAGGATCCCATAATTGTGACTTAGCAAGAGGACAATTCCTAttcagccttgcgcccaatgattccaggtaagctctggacccaccgcgaccctgaactggatacgggttacaaataatgaatgaatgaatgaacaattccTATTCAATTCCTATTGTcttatgttatttttatgtgatTCTTGTCATTGTGAGATGATTGTGAAGtccaaaaatgtcttttttttattcagagtaataataataattagggtCTCCAAAATAACAACATATCAAATGGCCTTTTATTTTCCATTGTCTTCCATTGTATATGCTTCAGTAGAATATGTTATCTAGGATTTTTGTGTACCctgaaatgaaaatattcagCTTTCAATTGACTGTACATGAGGAAGGAGTGAGGTATAGAAAATTAGCTTTGCTATTATTTTCCATGTAATTTTGAAGCAATAAGTTGTGAAAAATGACACTACTGCTGTTACTGAATTGATATACACAGCtcatttctcctctctctctctctctctctctctctctctctctctctctctctctcctacacacacacacacacacacacacacacacactgtaaagctCAAACGGCAAACTGTAGCCATTAATTAGGACTCAGTGCCACAATACCATTAATTTTATTATGCAATTGGAAAGAAAGATTGCCAGACTAAAAGGACCTTGACCTGTTTCTCCTGAAAGAAccagttgaaaatgaaaactacTGCAGGGCTCTACAGGATCAGCCTTGCCTTAAATCACAGCAGGACCCTCTGACCCCTCTGGCTGGCAGCCTGGATATTAACTGTAGATCTATGGTTTTACAGTAGAGAACTGTGGTAAGTGAGTCTTTCAGTactcattttaaacacaaaagtaAACCTTAAGGGAACACTTACATGTAATACTTAAATGAGTATTGTGAACTACTTATTcataaatcaaatttatttgcatAATGCTTTTTACAGCtgccacaaagcagcttcacagaattccagtaagaatgtaaaaatccccaggtgagcaagccaagggtgaccttgggaggaaccaaagCTCACAAGGgaggacctatcctcctctggtcaacctattagtaataatagttaggagtccatgaaaacaTTAATGTAGGGTGGGCAGGTCCAAAGTAATTGATGGTGGCTGGATCTGCCGTTATCGGTTATCAGCCGACAATCTGACGTTATCTACGGGGGAGCATCAACTACCAAAAGTTAatctaaacaaatgagtttttaccCTAGATTTGAAGATCGTGACtgagtcctgaacattttctggaagatcattccagaggtGGGGGGTTTCTTGGAagtattaaaaatccagtacactgtgatctgagtaattgTCCTTAGAGCTACCAAAGTAAACAGTATTGTTGTGGATATTGCAACATCACAGGAGTTCGGAAAAAGAGACTCAACCATCACTGCAACAAGCCACATTTCTAGGCAGGAAGGAGCAAGCAACTGTGAACCCCTCCCAGAACACCATGTCTCGCTTCACACCTAGCCCACGTCACACATACATATGGAAGTCCATTTCcgccacattaaaaaaaagcccagtatttttttttcattaatatgcaagttgctatcttattattttgagatactaagtcaatatatttaggtactttttcattattttgagataagtcaatatattgagatttcTCAAtgtattgacttagtatctcaatataatAAGATAGTGTCttaaaatattgagatagcaaaaAATGTGGTgcctttttgtttattattttatgtggtggAAAcaggcttacacacacacacacggcttgATGCAATTAAATTGCCATGAAACTTGTCAATATTGTGAGACTCGCTTCTTTGTGATAGACTGGCAACTTGTCCAGGGTGTCTTTCCTGCCTTGGTCTTTCACATTGCTAACAATTAGCTGATGTGTGGGGAGCATACTTGAACAGATTGGCTGTCGTATCATCATCATCCAGATAGATGCTGCACATTGATGATGACTGAGGTGACTATATCACTGAATGACAGAATGTGGGGGTGTAGAAAAGAGCAAGGgtaattaagtaattaaaaaaaaggtccAGGACActtttatatcattcattcattcattcattatctgtaagcgcttatccagttcagggtcgcggtgggtctagagcctacctggaatcacagggtgcaaggcaggaataatgatgccccctggagggggcgccagtccttcacagggcaacacacacactcacacctacggacacttttgagtcgccaatccacctaccaacgtgtgtttttggcctgtggaaggaaactggagcacccagaagaaacccatgcagacacagggagaacacaccacactcctcacagacagtcacccggaggaaacccacgcaaacacagggagaaaacaccagactcctcacagacagtcacctggaggaaacccacgcagacacagggagaacacaccacactcctcacagagagtcacccgaagcaggaatagatcccaaaacctccaggtccctggagctgtgtgactgcgacactacctgctgcgccaccatgccgccactTTTAATATCATGAATAAGAAATAAGAATTATAGGAGAAGTTATTGATTGCTCTGTTAACCCTTTTACAGCTTCATTACCATTGTGATgcctcactgacctgtaatagagagaatagagcctctgccattcatattctgggctcagcactgcagaaattgcattaTGAAACCTTTGGAAATCATAGCTTTCGAACTCTTGCAGTCATTCCAATGTTTTAACATTTCCTGAAGTGTTATGCTTTGTTATGTAATGGCATTTCCATCCTAACTAATTGTATTCACAGCTCTTGTTCTTATTTTTAACTTGGCTGATTATTTGGTGTGTTATGTACAGTGGCTTGTGCTGCTGTTGGTTTTTGGCTTAATCCCAGAGCTGTTGTGACTGTAGCTGCTAATGTGTGAGGCAAGTGAATCATCATTACCAGTAACACCTTCTTTCTTGGAGAAACAACACAAGCCAAAGATGTAAGAAAAGCCTTCTACAATGTGTTACACCTTCCCGTTGGTCAAAGGGGAATTCcaaattttgtttcatttctataaatctttaaagtgaaACCACATTAAATTCCAAGTGATTTGATGTGCACTGGTGCATTTcaaataaacagacagacttTAAATTGTTCACTGGTAGAAACTAGACACCTGAACCTGCAATGACCCTGGACGTTATAAATTACAGAAAGTTATGGCATAAAAAGTTTCAGAATGTGCTTCTTATGCCTAAGACATTGATATATGCAATAGTTTAAAGAGAAAATTTGGggatttaaatgtatttttatatatatataacctttAACATCATAAGCTGGAAACCACCAGTTCACACTAAACAACTACTTTGTATGACTGAATCAATGTTGATGTTGATTATTTAAGCATAATACTGTTTTAAAGCAAggaattcaaataaatattttattattgcaatTCAGTACAAAATATCCTTCTACCAACGAATGTAATTCCAGCAGCTTAGAGCAATCATTAACATAGCACTTTTTCTTAAAAGTAATACAAGTTTAAGAGGAATTTTCACATAGAAAAGCCATTCTGTATCTGACAAAATAGCTGTGCAGTTTGACTAAAGAATGAATCCTGATATTCCCTTTTTAACAGGGGTTATATGCCACAGTAGATGCCTTCCTGATGAAACTACTTATTTTATTACCAAGGACAACTGAAGATTACTAGACCTCAGTTTCCAGAAATCTGCTGATATTGCACATTGTGAGATAGAAGGTAGGGCATTTGGCCAGGGCTGGAGACTGCTGCATCACTTAACCTCATACATTAAAGGCACTGGCAATGTTTAAGACTCATTATAGTGCTCCACTGCTCATGGGAAAGTGAATGGCAAACAGCCAAGACAACTGTTCCTTCACAGTCAAAGAGTGCAGTCTGATGGTGCAAGTGACCGTTTCTCCTCTGTGATAATGAATATCAAGGTTAAAAAATGTAAGTGTCTGTATATTTCAGGGTGCTCCTGTGTTTTCTCTACTTTTATTACTGCTTTTCAGGTAATCAAACTGGAGCTGAGAATTTCTCCATGTATTCATCTTCTAAAAAAGTGACCTAAAAAAGTAATGTGCCCATATCATGGAAATCCAACCCTTTACTTATTGAAGTAAAAATGTAACAGTTTTTAAACTATTTCAAAACATATCATTCATTCCCCTGTCCATAACGTacctatatttaatttatatataaatacaaacaaatttcATAGAATTgaacaagaaaaatatatacatagaaaaaaattaaaatatgaaaaggAAACCTATGTACAGGATACAATCAATTTTCAATGGTTAATTAACAAAATAGCCTTTTTAGAAAAGGCTaaatagacaaaaaaaacagacaaaaggtGTTTGACGCTCTGATGATTTCTGCATGCAGTAGCAGATCGAGGCACATAGCGATGTTCTGTGGTCTTTGACTATTTGGAGTTAAGGGAAACATTGCAAATGTCATTTTTAGCCGAATGACTGCATGTGAACCGTTTATTAATAAACATCCTTATCTCTGAAATCGCATAAAGACTTGGGTGAACCATGTGCGTCCAGTCCTTGTAATGAAGCAGTACAAAAGGGGATCAGCCAGGCAGTTGAGAGTGGAGAGAGCCCCACCAAACTTATAAAGAATGTAGAGCCAGGTGGGAGGCTCACAGTCCTCCAGAAATGCCCTTAGTACCATGGAGATATGTATGGGGCCGAAGCAGATGCAGAGAGTCAGCAGTACACTGCCCAGGAGCCTGAAGGCTCGCTTGCGCTCAGGAAGACTCATGGCCTTGTTTGAAGAAATTTCCACACAAATCCTACAGTAACAAAACACTATCACCACAGCTggcaggaggaaacccactgtgAAGCGTGCCACCATCACTCTTTTTTGTGCTGGGGACAGTGGGAAAATGTCCAAGCAAACCTCTGCATCGTCATCATAGATATTGTTTGGTGATATGGTAATGGCATTGAATATGAGAGCTAAGATCCATACTACAATACTAACTGTGGTAGCAGTGCTGGGTGTACGAAAGAAAGCAAATTTAAGTGGGTGAACAACTCCAAAATAGCGGTCTATAGCAATGCAGCTCAGCAGCAGAGCACTAGTGTAGTAATTAATAAAGAGGAAGTagacacagacagtacacaGTGTGCTGCCATGGCGCCAGGAATTATTGTATGTAAAGTCCATCCATACAGGCAAACCAGCGATGAAACAGAGGTCAGACAGAGCCAGGTTAAACAGGTAGACACCCAGCTCATTATTTTGTTTGATATGCTGACAAGACACAATGAGA is a window of Hoplias malabaricus isolate fHopMal1 chromosome 1, fHopMal1.hap1, whole genome shotgun sequence DNA encoding:
- the kcnk10b gene encoding potassium channel subfamily K member 10b, whose product is MKFPIETPRKHVNWEPEPVTIQTNMAPPKKAQPGAAQATLVQSSVTAIQNPVGCELKGHDHCLLPRLSISSRSASIVPNMDAGVDGSTLHSVMKWKTVLAVFVVVVVYLVVGGLAFQALEQPYESDQKNTITQEKALFLQRNPCVSSEELEALIKHAVDAVSAGVSPIGDTSNNSSHWDLGSAFFFAGTVITTIGYGNIAPSTEGGKIFCILYAIFGIPLFGFLLAGIGDQLGTIFVKSILKVEQVFRQRHRQISQTKIRVTSTILFILAGCIVFVTLPAVIFKHIEGWTALEAIYFVVITLTTVGIGDYVAGGDRRIEYMKWYKPLVWFWILVGLAYFAAVLSMIGDWLRVLSKKTKEEVGEWKANAAEWKANMRAELRETRRRLSVEIHDKLQRAATIRSMERRRLGLEQRAHSLDMLSPEKRAVFTSFDRGRFKTSSQESIDTKLNNLRLKGEQYDKPSSQQVSSEENIFNRFGSLTKLAKRNRTREQNRNISEDTLRPRACEVLSSNSSNTTLAEERHEAGEEDGEEEEMMEKEENIAFSNLSPCAKQLKLQNGFVPAQAKERQNDKMLAEREHQP
- the LOC136664891 gene encoding psychosine receptor-like; translated protein: MNITPATTNFTEEPECYPINELRHVFFILHLVVILVGIPSNVFSLIVSCQHIKQNNELGVYLFNLALSDLCFIAGLPVWMDFTYNNSWRHGSTLCTVCVYFLFINYYTSALLLSCIAIDRYFGVVHPLKFAFFRTPSTATTVSIVVWILALIFNAITISPNNIYDDDAEVCLDIFPLSPAQKRVMVARFTVGFLLPAVVIVFCYCRICVEISSNKAMSLPERKRAFRLLGSVLLTLCICFGPIHISMVLRAFLEDCEPPTWLYILYKFGGALSTLNCLADPLLYCFITRTGRTWFTQVFMRFQR